Within the Candidatus Dormiibacterota bacterium genome, the region TACAACCTTCTGCTGGCGCGGGTGCGGCGCCTCGGCGGCCGCATCGACCGGTTCGTGCTCGAGTTCGTGTCGATCGCCGAGTCCCAGATCGAGTCCCACCGCGCCGCCTCGGCCGCCGTCGAGGCCGGAAAGATCCGGCTGTAGACGATGGCGCTCTCTCTGCCGGGACGGGGCGGCGGGCGGTTCGGTCCTTCCCTCTCCGAGATCAACGTGACGCCGCTGGTCGACGTCGTCCTGGTGCTCCTGATCATCTTCATGGTCACCGCCCCGATGATGACCCGCGGCATCGACGTGCGTCTTCCGAAGACGGAGTCCGGCGCCGACGCGACGGAGCAGCGGCTGGTCGTGACGGTGGACACCGATGGGACCATCTATCTCAACGATCGTCCCGTCAACATGGCGCTCCTGACGGATCGTCTGAAGACGGAGATCAAACGCACGGGCGTCGATTTCGTCTTCCTGCGCGCCGACCAGGAGGTGCCGTACGGTCGCGTCATGCTGGTGATGGACCAGATCAAGAAGGCCGGGGCCGACCGCGTCGGCATGGTCACACAGTCCGCGCGCGCGCCGGAGGGCCGGAGCAAGAAGAAATGATCACGCGCTTCGATGCGGGAGAGCTGGCGGCCCCCGCGAGCCCCTGGGGCACGACGGTCGTTCTGTCGCTGGGTCTGCACGTGTTCGGCCTCATCCTGGCGTTCGGTGTGCCGCGTCTGCTGCCGCGCCCCGCGATCGAACCAGTCTACATCGTCGATCTCGTGTCGCTTCCCGGCGGACCGGCCGCCGCCTCACCCCCTCCGGCGGCCCCCTCCGAGCCCGCGAAGTCGAGCCTGCCCCCCGTCCCGAAGGAGGAGAAGGCGATCCCGATTCCGGATCGCACCAAGAAGCCGACGCCGAAGAAGACTCCGGTGCCGAAGAGCACGCCGGCGAAGCCCAAGGCCACCGCGACCCCGGTGAAATCTTCGGAGCCGCCGTCGAAGACTGCAAAGCAGACCGAAGACCAGCCGCAGCCCCAGGGGACGCCCGCGCACGGCGCCAGTATGTCGGGGGTGTCCGGTGGCACGGGGAACGCGGGCGGAGGGTTCGGGGGTAGCGGCGCCGCGCAGGCCGACTTGATCCAGTTCGAAGGCAACATCATTGAGAGGGTCATCTACGCCGCCTGGCGCAAGCCGATCTATCCGCCGGGCGAGACCCGGCCCGCCCTGAATGCCACGTTCCTCCTGACCGTCGCCAGCAGCGGCCGGGCCAGCAACATCACGCTCACAACTTCCAGCGGGTACGAAAACGTGGACCGATCGTTCATAACGGCGATCCAGGATGCCGTCTTTCCGCCTCTGCCCCAGGGGCTGGCGCCGAGCTTCACGATCCAGATCGAGGTCACCTTCACGCGTGATTGATCTGTTCCATCAGGAGCCAGGAGACACTTCGACGTGAAATCAGCGAGCCGGCGGTTGTGGGTCAGGGTGTTGGTCGCGTTCCTCGTGCTCGGCGTCTCTCTTCAGAAATCACTCTCCCAGAGCGGGACTCCTCCGCCCGAGGCGCCCATCCCATCGGTGCCGATCATCCGGATCATCGGCGCGGCGAAACCGAAGCAGCCGATCGCCCTGCCCGCGTTCACCGCGACCGGCGACTCGAAGGCCCAGGACGCTGCCCGTACGATCCACGACACCATCCGCGACGATCTCGACTTTTCGGGCTACTTCCTGATCATTCCGGACGAATATTACAAGCTGGTCCACGCCGACCCGGGCGGCCGGAACATCAATTACAAGGAGTGGGTCGGCGTCGGGGCCGACGCGCTCCTGCTCGGTCAGACATCGATGGAGCCGGGCAACCTCGTCTTCGAATCGGTGCTGCACGACACGATGGAGCAGAAAATTCTGCTCCACAAGAAGTATCGCGGAGAGTCCGATCAGGCCCGCCTCGTCGCGCACAAGCTGAGCGACGCGATCGTCGAGCAGTTCATCGGCCAGCCGGGGATCGCCCAGACCAAGATCGCCTTCGTGTCGCAGGTCGGCAAGGCGAAGGAGATCTACGTGATGGACTACGACGGCGCCCGCGCCAAGCGGATCACCGCCAACAACACCATCAACCTTTCGCCGGCCTGGTCCCCCGACGGCCGCAAGATCGCCTTCGTGTCCTTCCGCTCCGGGACGCCGGTGCTCATGATCGTCAACAGCGACGGGGAGCTGAGCCAGGCCTTTCCGCAGGAGGGGGACCTGAACAGCGCACCGGCCTGGAGCCCGGACGGGCGGAGCCTCGCCTTCGCCAGCACGCGCGACGGCAACGCGGAGATCTACGTCCAGCGGATCGACAAGCCGGTCCCCACGCGCATCACGAAGGAGCCGGCCATCGACACCTCCCCCACGTGGTCGCCCGACGGGACGCAGATCGCCTTCACGTCGGACCGGGCCGGAAGCCCGCGCATCTACATCATGGACTCCGACGGCGGGAACGTCCGTCCGTTCACCCCCGAGATCGGCTACTGCGACGCCGCCTCGTGGTCGCCTCTGGGTGACAAAATTGCATTCACGGCCCGCGTCCCGGGCGGCTTCGACATCTTCGTAAAGGACATCAAGACCGGGCAGGTGGGCCGACTGACCGAGAACAGCAATATCAACGAATGGCCGCGCTGGTCGCCCGACGGCCGGCATCTGGTGTTCGCGTCGAACCGCACCGGCAATTTCGATATTTTCATCGTCGATCTCGACGGCACGCACGCCCGCCGTCTGAGCCACGGGGGGAACAGCTATTCCCCTTCCTGGTCCCGCTGAGCGGCTCGAATCGCGTGATATAATCCGCTCGCTTCGATGTATCGCCGGCTCGGCGATTCGGGTCTACGCCGCGCCCCCGGGATCGGACGCCTCGCTAGGTCCGGTTCCTCCAATCCTGTGGAGGTGACACGATGGGTCATGGTGTTCCCCGCTACGTGGCGCTTCTGATTCTTGGCGCGTCCCTGGTCCTCGCGGTCCCGGCCTGCAAGAGCGCGCCGCCGGCCGAGGCTCCCGTGACCACGGCGCCGGACTTTTCGTCCGCGCCCTCAAAAGCCGAAAAAGTCGACGAAACGACGGGATTCAAGGAGTCCCAGCCGGAAGCCGAGGCGGTGAAGGAATCCTCCTCGTCCCTGGCCGAGAAACTGAATGCCCAGGGCGCCCTCAAACGCGTCCACTTCGACTTCGACAAATACGATCTCAGATCGGACGCCATCCGCACGCTGGGCGACGATGCGTCGACGATGAAGCAGTACGCGCAGTTCAAGGTGCGCATCGAGGGGCACTGCGACGAGCGCGGCACGGTGGAGTACAACCTGGCCCTGGGTGAGAAGCGCGCCCGCGCGACGCGCGACTATCTGGTGTCCCTGGGAACGCCGGCGCAGCGGCTCAGGATCATCTCGTACGGCAAGGAGCGACCGATCGACCCGGGCCACAACGACGAGGCCTGGGCAGCGAACCGGCGCGCCGAGCTCGTCTTCCTGGCCGAGTAGGGCGGGAGGCGCCGCGGTGAGCCGTTGAGAGAGGCTGCGGGCGGCGCCTGTACCTCGTGGCTGATCGTGGCGGCCCTGGCGCTCGTGTCTTCGTCCTGCGCGACGGCCGGCGGTGGCGCGCATCTCCAGGCCGATCTCGACGCCTTGCAGCAGCAGGTGTGGAAGCTCGAAAAGGACAACGCCGCGCTGGTCCAGCAGGTGGGGCGCAGCGGGGCGGTGCCGGCCGCGCCGGACACGGCGATGGCCGAGTTGCGGGTGCGGCTGGAGGGGCTGGAACGGGACGTCCAGGTGCTGCGGACCCGCTCGGACGAGACCGACCAGCGTCTCGGGTCGCTGCAGGCCGAGCTCAAGGCAGCGCGTCAGGCGCTGGAGTCGGCGGCGCGCTCGCAGGCCGCCCTGGCGCCGCCCGCCGCCGTGACACCGTCCCCGGCCACTGAGCCCGGGGCTCCGCCGGGCACGGGCTCCACTCCCCTTTCCGCGGCTCCGGGAGCGGTTCCCGGTACGGCGATCGGCGTGGATCTGTACCGCCTGGGATACAGCGATTACTCCAAGGGGAACTACGACCTGGCGCTGGCGGAGCTTCAGGATTTCGTCCGGCTCAACCCCGCGGACGATCTTGCGGACGACGCGCAGTACCTGATCGGCGAGGTCTATTTCAGCCAGCAGAAGTACCCGGACGCGGTCGCGGCCTATGACCGGCTGCTCGCCGAGCACGCGGGGGGCGACAAGGCGGCGGCCGCCTATTTGAAGAAAGGACTGGCACTACTCGAGATGAACCGGACCGCGGACGCGGTCATCCAGCTGCAGCACATCGTCAGCGCCTATCCGAAGTCGGAGGAGGCCCGCCTCGCCCGCGAGCGGCTGCGGGCCCTGGGTCTCCGGGAGCGGTAGGGCGCGGGGAGGGACTCGTCGTGGCACGCATCAAGTCGGCCGTCAAGAACATCCGCAAGACACGCCGGCGCCGGGCAATCAACATCATCCGCCGCGGCCGCCTGCGCTCGCAGATCAAGAAACTGCGGCTCCTCCTCTCCAAGAAGGATGCCGGCGGGGCGCAGCGCGAGCTGGGCAGGACCCTGGCGCTTCTCGACAAGTCGATCGGCACGGGTATCATCCACCGCAACGCGGCCGCCCGGCACAAGTCGCGCCTGACCCGGCAGGTCAACGCGCTTCAAGGCGGACGCTGAAGGAACCCTTGTCCATGGTGCGCATCCGCCGCAGCCTCTCCCATCCGATGCTCGACATCCATCGACGCATGGAACAGGTGATGGAACGGCTGCTGCGCGACGTCAAGCCGGTGGAGCCGCAGACCGCGTGGCTCCCCCGGGCCGACGTCTACGAGACGGCCGAGGGGTTCGTGGTGACGCTCGAGCTTCCGGGCGTCGAGAAGGAGGAGATCGACATCCTCGTCGAGGGGCTCTTTCTCCATGTGTCCGGCCTCCGCCCTGAGCCGCTGGCCCAGGGCTGCATGCGCTGGCACCAGATGGAGATCGCCCACGGCCGCTTCGAGCGGGTGCTCGCCCTGCCGCAGGAGGCCGACGCCGAGAGGATCACTGCGACCTACAAGGATGGATTCCTGATGATCCACATCCCTCGCGGATCATCCGGCGCGCGTAGCGTGCCGATCGACGAAGCGTGAGGACTGTGAGGCCGCCATGTCCGAGCAAGGTCTAGACGACAGCACCGTCCTGGGGCCGGCGGAGGACCAGGAGCGCCCGCCCTCGCCCGCACCGCGCGCGCTGCCTGCGACCCTGCCCATCCTCCCTCTGAAGGGGACCGTGGTCTTCCCGCACATACCGACCCCCCTGGTCGTGGGCCGCCCGTCGTCCATCAAGCTCATCGACGAGGTCATGATCAAGGACCGCATGGTCGCCCTGGTCCTGCAGAAGGACGCCGCGGTCGAAGAGCCCACGGAGCAGGACCTGCACCAGGTCGGCACCGTCGCCGTCATCCAGAGGATGCTGAAGTTCCCCGACGGCTCGATCCGGATCCTGGTCGCCGGCTTCGACCGCATCAGGCTCGCCCGCGCCGTCCGCACCGAGCCCTACCTGGTCTTCGAGGTCGGTCTCCTGGCGGAGCAGGTCGAGCAGACGGTCGAGATCGAGGCCCTGGTCAAGAACCTGCAGGCCCAGATCGGCAAGATGCTGTCGCTCATGCCGATCGCCGCCGACGAGCTCGGCGTCGCCCTCCTGAACGTCGAGGGACCGGCGCGCCTGGCCGACCTGGCGGCGGCCCTCCTCGTGCGCGACGCGAAGGACAAGCAGGAGTTCCTCGAGACCCTGTCGGTCCGTGAGCGTCTGTTGAAGCTGACCCGGCACATCAGCCGCGAGATCGGCGTCATGGAGCTGGGGAGCAAGATCCAGAAGGACGTGCAGGACGAGGTCGAGAAGGGTCAGCGTGAGTTCGTGCTGCGGCAGCAGCTCAAGGCGATCCAGAAGGAGCTGGGGGAGGGGGACGAGAACGAGATCGCCGTCCAGAAGCTCAAGGAAGAGGTCGAGAAGGCGGACATGCCGCCCACCGCCCGCGAGGCGGCCGACCGCGAGCTGAACCGCCTGCGCACGATACCGCCCGCGTCGGCGGAGTACGTCGTCAGCCGCACCTATCTCGACTGGCTGGTCTCCCTGCCGTGGTCGAAACTGACCGAGGACAAGATCGAGCTGCAGGAGGCCCGCCGGGTCCTGGACGAGGATCATTATGATCTCCAGCTGGTGAAGGACCGGATCCTCGAGTACCTGGCCGTGCGCCGGCTCAAGCCCGAGTCCCGGGGCCCGATCCTCTGCTTCGTCGGCCCGCCGGGCACCGGCAAGACGTCGCTCGGCAGGTCGATCGCGCGCGCCATGGGACGCTCGTTCCACCGGCTGTCGCTCGGCGGCATCCGGGACGAGGCGGAGATCCGCGGTCATCGCCGCACCTACGTCGGAGCGCTTCCGGGCCAGATCATCCAGGGGCTCCGCCGGGCCGGCAGCCGCAACCCGGTCTTCATGCTGGACGAGGTGGACAAGCTCGGGGCCGACTTCCGCGGCGACCCCGCCTCGGCGCTCCTCGAGGTCCTCGATCCGGAGCAGAACTCCTCCTTCGTGGATCACTACCTCGACGTGCCGTTCGACCTGTCGCGCGTGGTGTTCATCACCACCGCCAACATCCTGGACACGATCCCGGCGCCGCTCAGGGATCGCATGGAGGTCCTGGAGCTCCCCGGGTACATCGAAGAGGAGAAGATGCAGATCGCCCGGCGCTACCTCATCCCCCGCCAGTGCGCCGAGAACGGCATCAGCCCGGACGACCTGTCGATCGAGGACGCGGCCCTCTCCGCCATCATCGCGAACTATACGCAGGAGGCGGGACTGAGGAACCTGGAGCGGGAGATCGCAAAAATCTGCAGGAAGATCGCCCTGAAGCGGGCCGAGGGTTCGACCGAGAAGGTGACGGTGCGGACCGCCGATCTCCTGTCCTACCTCGGCCCGGTGAGGTACATGCAGGAGGCGGCCGAGAGGCTCAAGGTCCCCGGTGTGGCCATCGGTCTCGTCTGGACTCCCTTCGGCGGGCACGTCCTGTTCATCGAGGCGACCGCGATGCCCGGAGGCAAGAAGCTCATCCTCACGGGCCAGCTCGGGGACGTCATGCGCGAGTCCGCCGAAGCGGCGTTGTCGTACATCCGCAGCCGCGCCGAGGATCTGGGGATCGACCCGCGCTTCTTCGATCGATCGGACATCCACGTGCACGTGCCCGCCGGCGCCGTGCCCAAGGACGGACCGTCGGCCGGAGTGACGATGGCCACGGCGATGGCGTCGCTTCTGACCGGGAGGCTGTGCCGCGCGGACACGGCGATGACGGGCGAGATCACCCTGCGCGGGAAGGTGCTGCCGGTGGGCGGGATCAAGACGAAGGTTCTGGGCGCCCAGCGCGCCGGCATCAAGACGATCATCCTGCCGGCGGAGAACGAGAAGGATCTGTTCGATATCCCGAAGGACGTCCTGAAGACTCTCTCGTTCCATTTCGTGCAGACGGTCGACGAAGTTTTCGAAGCGGCCCTGCAGCCGGCCGTCAAGCCGGCCCGCGTCCGTAACAACGCTCGCTCCGCGCGCCCCGAAACTCCACCAGCCTGAAACACCGTTCGACGGCACGCGCGACGAGAGAGCGGAACCCCCGCGCGGTACGGGTCCGGCTCGCTGCGCGACCCTCCCCTCGCCTCGCCCTGCGCCGCCCACCACGCTGTGGGGCGCGCGGCGGGACCCCGGCGCAGGGTCTCAGACGACCGCGCGTGGGTTCCGCTCCCTCGTCTTTCATCCCTCTCACGGCCTCTCCCGCAAGGTCGCTCGCCTCGTTCCGTTCGCGGTCCGGATTAAGGCACCTCGGCGGTCCACGGTCGCGGAGAGATCTTCAGCCTTTGATGACGGCGAGGGGGACGAGGCGGGCTACTTTGCGGGAGATGCCGGCGCGGTGCACGACGTCCACGACGTCGGCGACGTCCTTGTAGGCCTCCGGGATCTCCTCGGCTATCGTGGCGTAGCCGTCGGCGCGCACGAAGATACCCTGGTCCTCCATCTCGCGCACGATGGAGCGACCGCGCGCCAGCTTCTTCGCCGCGGCCCGGCTCATGCGGCGGCCGGCGCCGTGGCAGGTCGAGCCGAACGTCTCCTCGTACGCCCTCTCGGTCCCGACCAGGACGTAGGAGTAGCGTCCCATGTCCCCCGGGATCAGGACCGGCTGTCCGACTTCCCGGTAGGCCGCGGGTGTCTCCGGGTGGCCGGGCGGGAAGGCGCGGGTCGCCCCCTTGCGGTGCACGCACAGCCGTCTCTCCTTCCCGTCCACGCGATGCGTCTCCACCTTGGCGATGTTGTGACAGACGTCGTAGACGACCTCGAGACCGAGGTCGCGCGGGCCCTTCCCGAAGACGTCCTCGAGCGCGCGGCGCACGAAGTGGGTGATGAGCTGGCGGTTGGCGAACGCGAAGTTGGCGGCGGCGTACATCGCTCCCAGGTAGCGCGTCGCCTCCTCCGACTTGAACGGCGCGCAGCAGAGCTGCGGGTCCGGAAGCTCGATGCCGTGCAGGCGCGACGCCCGCAGCATCACCTGCAGGAAGTCGTCGCACACCTGGTAGCCGAGGCCCCGCGATCCGGTGTGGATGGAGACGGTGATCGCGTCCTTCTCCAGACCCAGGGCGCGCGCCGCCGTCTCGTCGTAGATCTCGGCGACCCTCTGCACCTCCGTGAAGTGGTTGCCGGAGCCGAGCGTGCCGAGCTGCGGCCGCCCGCGCTCCTGGGCGCGATCGGAGACGAACTCGGGGCGCGCCCCCTCCAGCCGGCCCCCCTCCTCGATGTGCAGCAGGTCGGCCGATTCGCCGAAGCCGTTCTGCACCGCCCAGCGGGCCCCCTCGCGCAACACCCGCTTCATGCCGGGGGCGTCGAGGCGGAAGTCCTTGCGGTGCGACCCGACTCCGGTGGGGATGCTGCGGAACAGGGCGTCCACGATCTCCTTAAGCCGCCCGTCCGTGTCCTTCGCGCTCAGACCTGAGCGCAGGAGCCTCACCCCTCAATTGATGTCGTAGCCGACACCTCCGGGCGAGATCACTCCCTCGTCGAGATCGAAGGCCGCCACGCCTCCAATCGGGAATCCGTAGCCCCAGTGGATGTCGGGCATGGCCAGCGAGGCGCGCACGATCCCGGGAAGACAGGCCACATTCGCCACTTGCCGGAGCGCCTGGTCCTCGCGGATCCCCTGCATCAGCCGCTCGTCCGCGAACACCAGGCCCGGAACGCGCATCTTCCCCTGGATCGGGATGCGGAAGCGGCAGTCGTCCACTGTCTCGATTCGGAGCGACACCGGCTGCGTCACCAGGACCCCCTCCCTTCAGACATCGAATACGATCCGCACCCGCCAGGCGCTGCGGCCGCGGACGAGCCTGATCTGGTGGTACGTAACCGCCTTGATCTCACGCCTGAGCGCGTGGCGCGAGCGATCGATGATCTCGCCGCGCGCCACGCCCCTGGCCCGCAGCAGCGTCCGGTCCACGCGCTCGACCGCGAACGAAGTGAACAGCAGACCCTGGGTCTCCATCCGGAACAGAAGCTCGCTCAGCCAGCGGACCAGAAGATCCTCGAGGCTCTCGCCCCGCACCACAACGCGCACGGCGCGCCGCGGACGGACCGTGCGGCGATCGCAGATGAGGTCGAACATCGCGCGCGCGGCATTCTCGAACAGGCGCGGCAGAGTGACGCCGCGCACCACGGCCCCGACGTCGGCCGTGTGCTCGAAGAATTCGTAGCCGCGCGACGGGGTCACCGCTGTCTCGGGCGCCGGCGCCCGGCCCGCGGCGGCCCCGCGTTCGTCTCCTCGACCAGGGAGAATTCGACCCGAAGCTGAAACTGGTCGACCCGGTCGACCCGGACCCGGACCCGATCCCCCAGCTTGAACACCCGGCCGTTCCGCTCCCCCTTCAGGATCATCTTCTTCTCGTGGAACCGGAAGCGGTCCCCCGGAAGCGACTCGATCTTCACCAGGCCGTCGATGAAATACTCGCGCAGCTCCACGAAGAACCCGAACGGGTGCACCGACAGGATGAAGCCCTCGAACTCCTCCCCCACACGTGTGGCCATGAACGCCGTCTTCTTCCACTCGACCAGCTCCCATTCCGCCTGGTCGGCCGTGCGCTCGGTGCGCGACGAGTGCAGGGCCGCCTCCGGCAGGAATCCTTCGAGATCCTGGCGCTCCTCCGGGGCGAGCGGCCTTCCGGAGCGCACCCGCCGAAGGATGCGGTGGACGATCAGGTCGGGGTAGCGGCGGATCGGCGAGGTGAAGTGCGTGTAACAGGTCGCGGCCAGACCGAAGTGGAGATCCCGCACCTGCGAATAGCGCGCCTGCTTCATCGAGCGCAGCATCAGGCGGGACAGGAAACGCTCCTCCGGCCGGCCCTTCGCCATCTCCACGATCTGCTGGAAGGCGCGCGGCTCGATGGAGGTATAGGGCTGCGGCAGGCGGTACCCGAACGCCTGCGCCACGGCGTCGAACTCCTCGAGCTTCTTCGGATCCGGGCGCTCGTGGATGCGGTAGATCGACGGTACCTTGGCCCGGAACAGGTGGGTCGCGACCGTCTCGTTGGCCGCCAGCATGAACTCCTCGATGATCCGGTGGGCGATGTTGCGCTGCAGCTCGACGATGCCGGTCATCTCCCCCGTGACGGCCAGGAGCAGCTCCGGCTCGGGGAGATCGAAATCGACGCTGCCGCGCCGGCGTCTCTTCTCGTTCAGCACGAGGCACAGCTCCTGCATCGTCTGGAACATCGGCAGGAGCGATCGGTAGCGCTCCGTGACCGCCGCGTCGTGATCGACGAGAATCCGGGCGACGTTCGTGTAGGTCATCCGCTCGGCGCTCCGGATCACGCCGTCGGCGAACCGGTTCTCGACCACGTGCCCCCGGCCGTCGATGGTCATGATGCAGGATTGCACCAGGCGATCCACCCCCGGGTTGAGGGAGCAGATGCCGTTCGAGAGCCTGTGCGGCAGCATCGGCAGGGCCGTGCCCGGAAAATAGACGCTCGTCCCCCTCTCGTACGCCTCGCGGTCCAGGGCGGAGCCCGCCCTCACGTAATGCGCCACGTCGGCGATGTGGACCTGCAGCTCGTACGTCCCGTCCGCGTTCTTCCTGACCAGCACGGCGTCGTCGAAGTCCATGGCGGTCTCGCCGTCGATGGTGACGATCGGCTGGTCACGGAAATCCTCCCGGCCGCGGGTCTCCTCCTCGCTCACGCGCTCCGGGGCGGATGTGGCCTCGGCCAGGACGTCGTCCGGGTAGGACTCGCGCAGGTCGTACTTGTGGATGATGGTCTTGAGATCGATGCCGGGATCATCCGGGTGGCCGAGGACCTCGACCACGCGCCCGGTCGCGGTCCGGTGATCGCCGGGCGGGCGCAGCACCTCGACGCCCACCACCATGCCGTCCGCGGCCCGCCCCCCCTGGTCCTCGGCGACGTCGATGCCGTTCTCGAACAGCCGGTCGTAGGCCTGGACGGTCCCTCCCCGCCCGCGGCCGGCGGACCGGAACACACCCATGACCCGCTTGCGCGTCCTCTCCAGAAGCCGGACGATCTCCCCCTCGGCGCGTCCGCGCCCGTCGTTCCGGACGATGCGGATGGCGACCCTGTCCCCGTCGAGCAGCTCGGCCAGGGTCCGCGGCGGCACGAAGACATCGGGACCTCCGGCATCCGGCGTCACGAAGCCGAACCCTCTCGGGTGGCGGTGCAGCTGCCCCGTGACGATCGCCTGCCCGCGGCCGGGGCGGGGCTCGCCGTGACGCTCCGCGCGCCGGCCTCCGGTGTCTCGTCCCCGGCCCTGCCGCGGGCGCGTGGCACGCCCTCCGCCATCGCGTCCGGCGCGCCCCGGCACGGCATAGCGGTCGCGGCCGACCTTGACGATCTCCTCCTCGTTCAGGAGCGCGCGCAGTGTCCTCTTGAATTCGTGCCGCCGGGTGCCGTCGATTCTCAAGAGACGCATCAGGTCGCGCGCCGTCGCCGGGCGATAGGACGATCCACGCATGAATTCGACGAGCGCCTGGCGCATCGTCTCGCTGCGACCCGGGCTCATCCTGCAACCTCGCGCATCCGCGCAACCTAACACACCGCGTCGTCCCCCGACAAACCGGGAGGCCATCGGACCCCGGGC harbors:
- the rnr gene encoding ribonuclease R; its protein translation is MSPGRSETMRQALVEFMRGSSYRPATARDLMRLLRIDGTRRHEFKRTLRALLNEEEIVKVGRDRYAVPGRAGRDGGGRATRPRQGRGRDTGGRRAERHGEPRPGRGQAIVTGQLHRHPRGFGFVTPDAGGPDVFVPPRTLAELLDGDRVAIRIVRNDGRGRAEGEIVRLLERTRKRVMGVFRSAGRGRGGTVQAYDRLFENGIDVAEDQGGRAADGMVVGVEVLRPPGDHRTATGRVVEVLGHPDDPGIDLKTIIHKYDLRESYPDDVLAEATSAPERVSEEETRGREDFRDQPIVTIDGETAMDFDDAVLVRKNADGTYELQVHIADVAHYVRAGSALDREAYERGTSVYFPGTALPMLPHRLSNGICSLNPGVDRLVQSCIMTIDGRGHVVENRFADGVIRSAERMTYTNVARILVDHDAAVTERYRSLLPMFQTMQELCLVLNEKRRRRGSVDFDLPEPELLLAVTGEMTGIVELQRNIAHRIIEEFMLAANETVATHLFRAKVPSIYRIHERPDPKKLEEFDAVAQAFGYRLPQPYTSIEPRAFQQIVEMAKGRPEERFLSRLMLRSMKQARYSQVRDLHFGLAATCYTHFTSPIRRYPDLIVHRILRRVRSGRPLAPEERQDLEGFLPEAALHSSRTERTADQAEWELVEWKKTAFMATRVGEEFEGFILSVHPFGFFVELREYFIDGLVKIESLPGDRFRFHEKKMILKGERNGRVFKLGDRVRVRVDRVDQFQLRVEFSLVEETNAGPPRAGRRRPRQR